aaataaatttgtcgccaaaaacattcacatgttttttttttcaaattttgtcgccatttcaaaaaattgttctaaatttgcaataatggcgagtgccagcggaagccctgattatgggagaattatcagcgagctccCAATATACCGATTCggcggtcagcagacaatatttaagtttggGACAAACTAAGATCTTCAAGGAGTTACCAGGAGTATTTATCTTTCTTAAGGACTTtaaagtacttgaaaatgaagttgtattttttaagcactttcaaggagtttcaaggactgtgcgcaCCCTGTTACACCCCTGTTACACCCCTGTTACAgattcatgggtggaggaaaccgaagtttTACATAAAGCCCTAAGGGGTAGGTCAGGCAAAACCAGGGccagttttacaaagatgtagtatatgtatgataatcgcacatattGGACAATGGACAACCTTTTTTTACTTTAACAGGATTGGATGTATGCAAAATAAGCCTCTTGAGCATGACCTTAACTGTGTTTATTGATTTTGTGTCGTCATGTAACAGTAGGTATAGGattgtgacatacatgtttaaTGCCTAAATTTCACAGTTAAAGAACGCAGACAATACAAATTGATCAAACTGGTTATTTAGTATTATACTACTTGTTCATACAATATCAGCCTCTACACATAAATTCGCATCCACTTGCAACATTTGTTGaatgtatacagaaatattacatttcagaaATAGTAAAAAAAGTTATTCAGATAACTACTTACTTTAACCCTTTCCTGAAAGGCCACAACAAAAGGCACTTCGGTTAACACCACCAGATTTCTAATCTCTTTGTTTGACAGGGGTGGACCTTCATCCTCAACTGAAACCAGGACACATATAAACAATGTAACTTTGAGTAATTTGTATTCTTGTGAAGAGTAAAAGGCATCAACAAGTCATCACAGTCCTTTagatgtttatatttgtcataAAGCCTAACAGAAAGCCACTACTTCAAGCTAACAACATCTCAATTGCGAATAGAGACAAGTGGATACATTACTGATCAATATCTAggatatatattaattatttactgATCTGACTAAAATTCAATgctgtgctcaaaaatattttacttctacaagGGCTACAAGATACACGGGCaaaacccagaggaaaccattgCCCTTTTCCAGCCACCTGAGAAAACTTCTGCCTTAAAACGGTACCAAAGCAAATATTCATACTACAAacctttaacatgtttaatgtaAACTGTTCAAACGTCTTTATAGCCTATGACCTATTGAAAAAGATTTCTTAACCTTGGCATTTCACTAAATCTATTGATTACCATGAGCTATGGACAAGTATGAAGAGTACCTTTGGTTTGAGCTAAAGACCTTAAAGCCCCCAATGGCCGCCTGACAAACATTTCTCTTTGAGCACGGTAAAGCTGAGCAGGCTGAAAGAagataaatcaattaaaatcaaTATCCTTTTGATATCATACTTCATTTCCAGCTCTTTATTTCAAAAAGAGGGTGTTTTAGGACATTAATTTATCCTTACAGTTGATGACTCATCCctactgagagaaaacagccATAATTTCGATGGTGTGATAAACACAGCTCTCTATTAtggtaaatcaccaaaaatcTTGTcccaaaaagtgaatttttgaaggaaaataaaatctataacatattacttttggtgcacAATCTAACATGTTTTTCAGTAGGAAACTTTCCAAACAACCCACAAAATATCTTTGTAAGAGGAACAGATCAGGCAAAATTAGCAGTCATGGACCAAATATTAGGTAACAAAGAATTCTGTTTGTCAAACATTGCTGTTATGGCTGTTGCCCTCAACCAAAGTGCATGGAAGATGTCAGTTACTCAAGCATGAAAGTTACAGATAAAAAGTGAATCAGTTCAGCTGGATTTTTTAGTTCAAGAGTTAACAAAGGTTACGGTAATAGATTAATTCCTTCAGCAGGACAATGACTATGAAGGTACAGAAAGAAGACAGATCAACTGATAGATGTTCAGATATATACCCGTTCAGCTTTGATGGACACATGTGGAGCTAGCCAGTGGTTAGGGGGGCAAAACTGACGACGGGCATCTCTCTTGTACAACTGCCGAACCAAGTGGGCGATTACCTAGCAAAAAAAATGCCATGTATATAGACAGATGACTGAATATCTCTACCAAATGAGACCAATGGTAAatttaatgtatgtacatgtatgtatgcttggttttTACATCGTATTTAACTGTTAACAAAGAGTCTTGCGAtagcaacaagtaacatttcAAAGTCTTTAGTCTGACCCAACCTCGAACTGTACAAAGAAAGGGACATCAGTCAATTgtacattattttaattatctCTGTGGATGTATCTCATTTTTTTGGACATTTCATTTctatatatatctttataaaTATGAACCTATACATCTTTTCAAAACAAACTGTCACTACTGTGACGTAAAAACGTTCAAACTTTATAGGATGTATGCAGAGTGACttctttgtgaaaaaaaatattttgccaTTCTCATGCCATTGGGTCACAAACAAAGTAACCAGCTCACTGCTGCCAAAGTAGATTGGTCCTTTCCAATCTGCTTTTAGTCAGGCCTTCTATGTCAAGACTACCTTGTGACTCTAACAAACAACTACAAACGGTAGCTTGATCACCGACCTTGAAAAGGTAAGCCCATGTTTCAGTCTGTTTCTCCTCTGCGGGGGAGGTCTCTTGATGGGTACGGATGCCTGTCTTAAGTAGGGCAGCTCTGTACTCCTCATGTACCACAGGCTTGGAGTCAGGGTGTGCCAGCTCAATAATCCCTAGACAAGCTTCTCGCAATGCTAAGGCCATTCGTGCCAGCTCTGGAAGGTCAAAGGGCATGGACGAGGAACTGGAGTCTGTAACATACATCAAAGACACATTTAATCACAAGAAAGGAATGCATCTCTTCAATGAACCCTTCTTGGGCCACTTGAGCACTTTGCaatgtgtgtatgcatacatgtacctataaccTGTTCTAATGTCATGTGTAAATCTCATTAGATTAATTGTGACATGCCAGAAACAAGATAAGGTATAGCAGACATAGCACACTAGATTATccaaattcttctaattttagggacagatattagtagcgTTGAGAGCAGaattttatgtttctttcctAGCTTTTTGGAAAGGTAAAGATGTGAgatgtatgttgttcattagatcgtctaaaaatgtgagaaaatcaaaactaaatattccttcTACTGCTACTGCTACAGTGGCTAAAAAGAACAGATTAGGTGGCAGTCAGGCATATTAATGTTTGACATTCCACATAACAACAGGTAAAAATACCAAAGGTTGCACAATTCATGACACCTCACTATTAGAATCTTCTGAACTCAACATCAAGGCAATaagatcaaatatttatttatttcatgggttaAATTTTCAAACGTTTAAATGTTCAATTTTATTTCCCATTAGAGACAAGGCTTCAAAACTTCAAGGCTTCTCTACATGAGAACAGACACATCACAACTGGTATTCAACACTGTATTTACTATGTTCAAATAAGGAATCAATAAACGTTAAATTTTATTCCCCATTAGAGACAAAGCTTCAAAACTTCAAGGGTTCTCTACATGATAACAGACACATCACAACTGGTATTCAACATTTCCAGGTATTCACATGTTTCAGGACTGATAATGCTTAACAGATATTGTATAATCAGTCTACAGTTACACTTTCCTGACAACACATCACAACAGgttattaaacatcaatcagccACTACCGAGTTCAATATCCAGTCAGAAAGTCAATCCACCTAATATCCCATCTTGTCTTTACCACAACTGGAACCACAGGACCCCACGCTATTAAAGGTCAATCTAAATACAAATTGTTGTACCCAGTAATTGGTGTTCAACAACCACAAGTGGTACAgttctgttatatatatacatgtatacaaacaccAAACAGTGTCTGAAACTTTAACTGATCACACATTGAAATGTAGTACCCAGGTGTGATATGGTGGTGCCAGTTATGTATAGACAGCAGACAATATCTTACAGGGCAATCTACACCACAGGCAACAAACCAAGGGCTGCTCACAAGAGGAAACTTGACACCACAGACACTTTTACCATCACCATTCATGGCCGTGATAACTTTGAAATCTTACGCAAAatcagagattccttagaactCATGTCTTCTTTATCCAATGATCAAGTCACTCAATACAAACAATGTAAAGTTTCCAAATCCTGTACTCAACTTTTACAGCATGACTTGTCAACAGAGTTCTTTTCATTGCCACAAATTATTCCCCCTCTACAGATGGTTCAATAATTCTAAGGGTAAATACAATTATGTACATATCTTGTTACATTGCCTATTaagtttatgttattgttttccttccttatttttgctcttttttacaTTGAcataataaaattttcattcaaccacatacatttgtttgctGTTGTCAATGTCATTTCTACTCTTTGCTCAACTCCATTCATGAATATATTTCATAATCTTTCTCCATGTGTTTTACTTAAAAGTTtcaatgacaaactttcacaagATTCCTGTTCTTACAGCATTAGTATTCACCCATGTCCTGAACATGTCTCATTTCTTGGTGACAAACAGTCCTGATAAAGCTAATGAattcttacattattttaagCATTGTTGCATTCAGGCATCTAAAGCACATCTGAAATATGCCACAGGCAAAACAAATTCCTATAAATTTCTCCTTTACGtcatcactacatgtatttactgtgtTCAAataacgaataaataaatgttcaattTTATTTCCCATTAGAGACAAGGCTTCAAAACTTCAAGGCTTCTCTACATGAGAACACACACATCACAACTGGTATTCACATGTTTCAAGACTAATAATGCTTAACAGATATTGTACCAAATCAGTCTACAGTTACACTTTCCTGGCAACACATCACAACAGcttattaaacaacaatcagccACTACCAAGTTCAATATTCAGTCAGAAGGTCAATCTACCTAATATCCCATCTTGTCTTTACCACAACTGGCACCACAGCACCCCAGGCCACTGAAGGTCAATCTTAATACACAATGTTTTACCCAGTACATGGTGTTCAACAACCACATGTGGTATAGTTCTGTTATATACGCATGTATACAAACACCAAACAGTGTCAGACACTTTAACTCATCACACATTGATATGTAGTACCCAGGTGTGATATGGTGGTGCCAGTTATGTATAGACAGCAGACAATATCTTCAACCATTTCTTACAGGGCAATCTTCTTAACAGTGATTGGTGTTAAACTTACAGACAAGTGAGATGGCTGGTACTAAGAAGTATATACATCAATGTCTGCTGGCTATAATCATCCTTAACACCTGTGGCCAATCATTAACTTTCAACAGTAAGTCTGATATGGGGCCACTTTTCAGGAGACAACTGGCAAGGCATCCTGACCCTTAAACTGTGTCAATGCTCTTTGATCTTTAACATCCAGCTGTGTCATGGTGCCTTTGACATGTAAACACACCAATTCTTAGGTGCTATCTaactgaaaatgtattattcatgattaACTACAAACATAAGGTCCTGGTCCTCAATTAATCTTGATTTACTTCACTTTTCATTCATAGGGTACTTTAAAAAGTTAGTTCTTGAGTAAATTTAgttctaaaaaaaatgtattcatcaCAAGTACACATCTCATTACtttaccaccaacagttcacatCTTTATTAGAAATAAGTTAAAGAAATAATCAGTGCACATTTGTgataaagaaaatgtatatgttttgcaAATACAATGCTCTTTCNNNNNNNNNNNNNNNNNNNNNNNNNNNNNNNNNNNNNNNNNNNNNNNNNNNNNNNNNNNNNNNNNNNNNNNNNNNNNNNNNNNNNNNNNNNNNNNNNNNNNNNNNNNNNNNNNNNNNNNNNNNNNNNNNNNNNNNNNNNNNNNNNNNNNNNNNNNNNNNNNNNNNNNNNNNNNNNNNNNNNNNNNNNNNNNNNNNNNNNNCcttaaaacttttcatcaaatGCCAGAGATAAAACTATTACTTCTGACAACCaatcctcaacaaattttacattcatcacAAACAGGTAAGCAACACAATCACAAAACCATGCATCTTACAGATTGCGGACTCCAAAAATccatttctatatatatttacacccTAACAAATAACTGCAgaaatatcagtatatatatccaATCATTCTTTCAAGGTTTCAAACATTTACTGGTCAGGAATTCTACACAACTCAAAGCCCCCTGTTAGAGGTCTCtccaataattctttacattatCATACACTACATGATTCtttcttttggttttattcAATCTTTCAAAAGTGTTCATTCATTTCTTGGAGAAGAAAGTTATTACCATCACAAAAATGTGAAGTATGAAAAATGCAAATGCTTTTCAGGAAAACTCGACAAAAGCTCATACTTTGATTAGCATAATAAGAATTTTAACCTTCTACTTCAAGTTGATCACTTGTAcattcatttaaaagaaaatcattatttcatacacaaacaacatcaaaaatCTCATATACAGATAAACCACAATAATGAGAGAGAAAAATACAGCTCACGGACTTTGATTGGATTAACCCAAATAAATCCCAGCAGGGAACCCCAGCTGAATATCTACCAGCTAATTGGGTATTCTTTCCCACTCCACAAAAAATATTAGAATAGACTCCACCCAGTCATTCCCTGGGTCAGAACCATCAAAGAGGTGCCCCACTGAGCTGTGAGGACAACTCGGCCCCTTTTCTGTCCCTGGTCTGGGAGAAATGTCTTATATATACTTCAGCACACTGACCACATCTCACTTCTCACTCAGATCGATTTCCAACATGGCTTACTCTCACCACCTCTCTCAACATTCCTATCAGGACTTTCTACAACTGTGGACAAGCCTTGAGGAGCTCAGCCCAGATAACTCTTACCCTACCCTCACCACAGAGGCTGACACAGAGCATAACCTTCTTGGTTCATCCCTGGAGGATCTCCACTCTGAGTTAACAACTGAGGACATACCTTGTGAGGCGGTCTCCACAATGAACTCTTCTCCCACATCTCACATCGCTGGTCAAATATCCACAGTGACCAGTCCTTCTGCCCAGTTCTCCTCCCCACATAGCAACAACCCCATCCTGTCCTGGGTCAAACCTCACCTCAGATTGTCACAAGTCCTTCAGGAGAGCAAGTGTATGCCAAACATTCCACTCCTTCCAACACCAATTATCCTGGCACATACGGATTCCAAGTCTCCTTTTCTCCACCTCAGAAAGAGACCAAGTCCACAAGCTGGACATACTCTGCCCTCGGCCACAAGCTTTATGACAAGATGGCCAGCTCCTGTCCTGTCCAGTTTCACACCAGTCAGCCTCCACCAGAGGGCAGTATTATCCGAGCCATGGCCGTTTTCAGCAAGGCAGAACACGCTCAAGCTGTGGTCACACGGTGTCCTAACCATGTCAGCAGCAGAGAGCACAACCAGAACCACCCTGCTCCTAGTCACCTTGTTCGCTGTGAGCATCAACTCAGTCACTGCCTGGACGATCCTTCCACAGGCAGACACAGTGTGCTCACTCCTTATCAGCAGCCACAGGCTGGCTGCCCTCATCTCACCTATCTCTACCAGTTCATGTGTCTGGGATCCTGTGTGGGAGGACCCAACAGAAGACCAATGCAGATTGTCTTCACCCTAGAGAACGACCAGCTAGTTCTGGGAAGAGCCGCTGTAGACATCCGCATCTGTGCCTGTCCTGCCCGTGACAAGAGGCTGGAGGAAAAGTCCTATTTACCTAAACCTCCAGCTTCCTCTCCCAGCTACACCACAGGCGACAAACCCAGGGCCGCTCACAAGAGGAAACTTGACACCACAGACACTTTTACCATCACCATTCATGGCCGTGATAACTTTGAAATCTTACGCAAAatcagagattccttagaactCATGTCTTCTTTATCCAATGATCAAGTCACTCATACAGACAATGTAAAGTTTCCAAATCCTGTACTCAACTTTTACAGCATGACTTGTCAACAGAGTTCTTTTCATTGCCACAAATTATTCCCCCTCTACAGATGGTTCaatattatgtacatatcttGTTACATTGCCTATTaagtttatgttattgttttccttccttatttttgctcttttttacattgaaataataaaattttcattcaaccacatacatttgtttgctGTTGTCAATGTGATTTCTGCTCTTTGCTCAACTCCATTCATGAATATATTTCATAATCTTTCTCCATGTGTTTTACTTAAAAGTTTCAATGACAAACTTTGACAATATTCCTGTTCTTACAGCACCAGTATTCACCCATGTCCTGAAAATGTCTCATTTCTTGGTGACAAACAGTCCTGATTAGGTTTATGAATTCTTACATTATTTGAAGCATTGTTGCATTCAGGCATCTAAAGGACATCTGGAATATGCCACAGCCATAACAGATTCCTATTACATGCAAAGTGTCTAAAACCCATAAGATGGGAAAACAAAATTACCACATAATAAAGCAACTCCAGAGATATCTTTTACATCATTATTACACGGATTTACTGTGTTCaaataaagaatacataaacattaaattttattcCCCATTAGAGACCAGGCTTCAAAACTTCAAGGGTCCTCTACATGAGAACACACACATCACAACTGGTATTCAACATTTCCAGGTATTCACATGTTTCAATACTGATAATGTTTAAAGGATATTATATCAAATCAGTCTACAGCTACACTTTCCTGACAACACATCACAACAGgttattaaacatcaatcagccTCTACTGAGTTCAATATCCAGTCAGAAAGTCAATCCACCTAATATCCATCTTGTCTTTACCACAACTGGCACCACAGCACCCCACGCCAATTAAAGGTCAATCTAAATACACAAAGTTTACCCAGTAATTGGTGTTCAACAACCACAAGTGGTACAGTTctgttatacatgcatgtatgcaaacaCCAAACAGTGGTCTGACACTTTAACTCATCACACATTGATATCCAGTACCCAGGTGTGATTATGGTGGTGCCAGTTATGTATAGACAGCAGACAATATCTTCAGCCATTTCTTACAGGGCAATCTTCTTAACAGTCACTGGTGTTAAACTTACAGCCAAGTGAGATGGCTGGTACCAAGAAGTATATACATCAATTGTCTGCTGGGCTATACTCATCCTTAATACCTATGGTCAATCATTAACTTTCAACAGTAAGTCTGATATGGTGCCACTTTTTCAGGAGGACAACTGCAAGGCATCCTGACCTTTAAACTGTGTCAATGCTCTTTGATCTTTAACATCCAGCTGTGTCATGGTgccttttacatgtaaacacaccaAGTCATAGGTGCTATCTCTCTGAAAAatgtattattcatgattaACTATAAACATAAGGTCCTGGTCCTCAATTAATCTTGATTTACTTCACTTTTCATATATCAGGTACTTTAAAAAGTTAGTTCTTCaataaatttagtttttttatAGAAACTGATTCATCACAAGTACACATCTCATTACTTTACAACCAACAGTTCACATCTTATCAGAAATTTGTTAAGGAAATAATCAGTGCATAGTTGTGATTAAgagaatgtacatgtttttggaaatacaattttccaaatgctacaaaataatgaaattcatatttgcaaaaaagggggaaaaatgAATTAATACGCTATAAGTATTTTTTCCAAATACTACTATTTTCccaatacatacacaaacaaaacatattcaATTTATTGccaaacaaaattaacatctcACCTTTAGAAAATAAAACCTTCTTAAAACTTTTTCATCAAATGCCAGAGATAAAACTATTACTTCTGACCACTATTCctcaacaaattttacattcatcacaagCAGGTAAGCAAACACAATCACAAAACTATGCGTCTTACAGATTGCGGACTCCAAAAatccatttgtatacatgtacaccctaaCAAACAACTGCAgaaatatcagtatatatatccaATCATTCTTTCAAGGTTTCAAACATTTACTGGTCAGGAAGTCTACAGAACTCAAAGCCCCCTGTTAGAGGTCTCTCCAATAATTCTTGACATTATCATACACTACATGATTCTTTCTTTTGGTTTTATTAAATCTTTCAAAAGTGTTCATTCATTTCTTGGAGAAGAAAGTTATTAccatcacaaaaatgtaaagtatgaaaaaatgcaaatgcttTTCAGGAAAACTCGACAAAAACTCATACTTTGATCAGCATAATAAGAATTTTAACCTTCTACTTCAAGTTGATCACTTGAAcattcatttaaaagaaaatcattatttaatacacaaacaatATCAAAAACCTCATATACAGATAAACCACAataatgagagaaaaaaatacagctcACGGACTTTGATTGGATTAACCCAAATAAATCCCAGCAGGAAACCCCCAGCTGAATATCTACCAGCTAATTGGGTATTCTTTCCCCCTcccacaaaaaaaatattagaatAGACTCCACCCAGTCCATTCCCTGGGTCAGAACCATCAAAGAGGTGCCCCACTGAGCTGTGAGGACAACTCGGCCCCTTTTCTGTCCTGGTCTGGGAGAAATGTCCCCTATATATACTTCAGCACACTGACCACATCTCACTTCTCACTCAGATCGATTTCCAACATGGCTTACTCTCACCACCTCTCTCAACATTCCTATCAGGACTTTCTACAACTGTGGACAAGCCTTGAGGAGCTCAGCCCAGATAACTCTTACCCTACCCTCAACACAGAGGCTGACACAGAGCATAACCTTCTTGGTTCATCCCTGGAGGATCTCCACTCTGAGTTAACAACTAAGGACATACCTTGTGAGCCGGTCTCCACAATAAACCCTTCTCCCACATCTCACATCGCTGGTCAAATATCCACAGTGACCAGTCCTCTGCACAGTTCTCCTACCCACACAGCAACAACCCCATCCTGTCCTGGTCAAACCTCACCTCAGATTGTCACAAGTCCTTCAGGAGAGCAAGTGTATGCCAAACATTCCACTCCTTCCAACACCAATTATCCTGGCACATACGGATTCCAAGTCTCCTTCTCTCCACCCCAGAAAGAGACCAAATCCACAAGCTGGACATACTCTGCCCTCGGCCGCAAGCTTTATGTCAAGATGGCCAGCTCCTGTCCTGTCCAGTTTCACACCAGTCAGCCTCCACCAGAGGGCAGTATTATCCGAGCCATGGCCGTTTTCAGCAAGGCAGAACACACTCAAGCTGTGGTCACACGGTGTCCTAACCATGTCAGCAGCAGAGAGCACAACCAGAACCACCCTGCTCCTAGTCACCTTGTTCGCTGTGAGCATCAACTCAGTCACTACCTGGACGATCCTTCCACAGGCAGACACAGTGTGCTCACTCCTTATCAGCAGCCACAGGCTGGCTGCCCTCATCTCACCTATCTCTACCAGTTCATGTGTCTGGGATCCTGTGTGGGAGGACCCAACAGAAGACCAATGCAGATTGTCTTCACCCTAGAGAACGACCAGCTAGTTCTGGGAAGAGCCGCTGTAGACATCCGCATCTGTGCCTGTCCTGCCCGTGACAAGAGACTGGAGGAAAAGTCCTATTTACCTAAACCTCCAGCTTCCTCTCCCAGTTACACCACAGGCGACAAACCCAGGGCCGCTCACAAGAGGAAACTTGACACCACAGACACTTTTACCATCACCATTCATGGCCGTGATAACTTTGAAATCTTACGCAAAatcagagattccttagaactCATGTCTTCTTTATCCAATGATCAAGTCACTCAATACAAACA
Above is a window of Liolophura sinensis isolate JHLJ2023 chromosome 7, CUHK_Ljap_v2, whole genome shotgun sequence DNA encoding:
- the LOC135469659 gene encoding cellular tumor antigen p53-like; the encoded protein is MAYSHHLSQHSYQDFLQLWTSLEELSPDNSYPTLNTEADTEHNLLGSSLEDLHSELTTKDIPCEPVSTINPSPTSHIAGQISTVTSPLHSSPTHTATTPSCPGQTSPQIVTSPSGEQVYAKHSTPSNTNYPGTYGFQVSFSPPQKETKSTSWTYSALGRKLYVKMASSCPVQFHTSQPPPEGSIIRAMAVFSKAEHTQAVVTRCPNHVSSREHNQNHPAPSHLVRCEHQLSHYLDDPSTGRHSVLTPYQQPQAGCPHLTYLYQFMCLGSCVGGPNRRPMQIVFTLENDQLVLGRAAVDIRICACPARDKRLEEKSYLPKPPASSPSYTTGDKPRAAHKRKLDTTDTFTITIHGRDNFEILRKIRDSLELMSSLSNDQVTQYKQCKVSKSCTQLLQHDLSTEFFSLPQIIPPLQMVQ
- the LOC135469656 gene encoding cellular tumor antigen p53-like, whose protein sequence is MAYSHHLSQHSYQDFLQLWTSLEELSPDNSYPTLTTEADTEHNLLGSSLEDLHSELTTEDIPCEAVSTMNSSPTSHIAGQISTVTSPSAQFSSPHSNNPIPTPSNTNYPGTYGFQVSFSPPQKETKSTSWTYSALGHKLYDKMASSCPVQFHTSQPPPEGSIIRAMAVFSKAEHAQAVVTRCPNHVSSREHNQNHPAPSHLVRCEHQLSHCLDDPSTGRHSVLTPYQQPQAGCPHLTYLYQFMCLGSCVGGPNRRPMQIVFTLENDQLVLGRAAVDIRICACPARDKRLEEKSYLPKPPASSPSYTTGDKPRAAHKRKLDTTDTFTITIHGRDNFEILRKIRDSLELMSSLSNDQVTHTDNASKGHLEYATAITDSYYMQSV